Proteins from a single region of Cydia pomonella isolate Wapato2018A chromosome 13, ilCydPomo1, whole genome shotgun sequence:
- the LOC133524463 gene encoding uncharacterized protein LOC133524463, with protein MREKPNKYRQNTSTFSNTFTSKKRTYEANSTSNNAQAFGKRSKIECMFCQGDHYNDACTKFKTLAERKRKLLNRCYICLKIGHRQTICKTTHICRHCGAKNKHNRALCPMKLSQITKATSTKTFHIDGDGSTVLQTAVVNVIGHEGLIKRCRVLLDTGSQRSYITRTEAKELNLNVIENNHLFVFTFGSWKPREVDSPLVKLTIQTLNDKLKTVFANVVPSITQGIHYPRRELTKWINSSEYVLADDGSLSDRIDILIGNDYYLSFMSTGKVQIQENLYLVESELGWILSGKPDSSHNKNDDLSVLTYSQASWENKLNEPDPPLDTGNVRSLWELESIGITDSPKVNRDEEAIKHFNENTIFKNNRYFVSWPWNEYPPDLQSNIGLAHGRLVSLLKRIDTETLRIYDQTLREQFETGIIEIAVDKGNTDHPIHYLSHHGVSAPGKKLRIVYDASAKTKDSKSLNECMYCGPMMLEDLTGLLIKFRCHKIGITADVEKAFLQIGLHDKDRDVTRFLWLKDVSKPAVEENLIHYRFTRVPFGIISSPFLLNATIKYHLSKTNDERLKSLANDIYVDNVLTGSNSVKEAMSLYKDSKTVFQQISMNLREWSSNSKELMQNITDASTDKTVKTLGLNWDLENDTICLRIKNTTNAYTKRGILKTIAAIYDPCGFAAPIILPAKLLLQKLWKTKSHWDAPLSEEMAAEWKTILEDLKQTHNICLPRNITNNQEGQLHCFTDSSMSAYAAVVYLLQGDKVNFIIGKSRLIPLKDQDNLKIPKLELLGALIGSRLIQYVMKHLQVNISQQVLWTDSQIVIDWYQSKKLLPPFISRRIEEIKKNKNLAVRYVPSEHNPADVATRPTNSTEDFQRWLSGPKFLKEDSHNWPYRPARDVTLLAGEGLSNNITQKAELNSDTKNQLKRNIDLSKAQKHQTETRQIFSETRENVNNRISSEVQEIRSIQRQFYPDEVNDKMTHLTRNLRLFKDVDRILRCGGRLTHSDLSYDAKYPILLPKDCEFTTKTIKKAHENNYHVGVPHTLDIVRQRFWIPQGRAQVQKFINKCPQCVKHGGGPYTLPETPALPPERVKYETAYTYVGVDYFGPMYVKAEGKQKRWICLFTCLVIRAIHLEIVKDMSAEECLLAFRRFMATRGVPTLIVYESVLVELKGTLQTFN; from the coding sequence atgagagaaaaaccaaataaatataGACAAAATACATCAACCTTTTCAAACACGTTCACGTCTAAGAAGAGAACGTATGAAGCCAATAGTACATCGAATAATGCGCAAGCATTCGGAAAACGAAGTAAAATTGAATGTATGTTTTGTCAAGGAGATCATTACAATGACGCTTGCACGAAATTTAAGACCTTAGCCGAGAGGAAAAGGAAATTACTTAACCGTTGCTACATCTGTTTGAAAATCGGTCATAGACAAACTATCTGTAAAACGACACACATCTGCCGTCATTGTGGTGCAAAGAATAAACATAACAGAGCTTTGTGCCCTATGAAACTGTCACAAATAACAAAGGCCACGTCTACCAAAACCTTTCACATAGATGGAGATGGATCAACCGTTCTTCAAACAGCTGTTGTAAACGTCATAGGTCATGAAGGTTTAATAAAAAGATGTAGGGTGTTGCTAGACACAGGATCTCAGAGAAGTTACATCACACGGACGGAAGCCAAAGAATTAAACTTGAACGTCATAGAAAATAACCACTTATTTGTCTTTACATTCGGATCCTGGAAACCACGAGAAGTGGATAGTCCTCTTGTCAAACTTACCATACAAACCCTAAATGATAAGCTAAAAACAGTATTTGCAAACGTTGTACCTTCTATCACTCAAGGTATTCATTATCCAAGACGAGAATTAACGAAGTGGATTAACAGCTCAGAATATGTGTTAGCCGACGATGGCTCACTCTCTGATAGAATTGATATTCTTATTGGCAATGATTACTACCTCAGCTTTATGTCAACCGGGAAGGTACAAATCCAAGAAAATCTATACCTCGTAGAATCTGAATTAGGATGGATCCTCTCTGGAAAACCAGACAGCTCCCATAATAAAAATGATGATCTCTCCGTTCTCACCTATTCTCAAGCATCGTGGGAAAATAAACTTAATGAGCCTGATCCACCCTTAGATACAGGAAATGTCAGATCCTTGTGGGAATTAGAGTCAATCGGTATTACAGATTCTCCGAAGGTCAACCGGGATGAGGAAGCAATCAAACACTTCAATGAGAATACGATATTTAAGAATAACAGATACTTTGTCAGCTGGCCTTGGAATGAATATCCCCCGGATCTACAGTCTAACATAGGACTTGCACATGGCCGACTCGTTAGTCTACTCAAACGAATAGATACAGAGACCTTGCGTATCTACGATCAGACCTTGCGAGAACAGTTTGAAACTGGCATCATAGAAATTGCGGTAGACAAAGGGAATACTGACCATCCGATACATTACCTTAGTCATCATGGAGTGTCGGCGCCGGGGAAAAAGCTTAGAATTGTGTACGATGCATCAGCAAAGACAAAGGACAGCAAAAGCCTTAACGAATGTATGTACTGCGGCCCGATGATGTTAGAAGATCTAACTGGTTTGCTGATAAAGTTCAGATGTCACAAAATTGGAATAACTGCTGATGTAGAAAAGGCTTTCCTACAGATAGGCTTACACGACAAAGACAGAGACGTCACAAGATTCCTGTGGCTAAAGGATGTGTCTAAACCAGCTGTAGAAGAGAATCTTATACACTACAGATTTACACGCGTTCCCTTCGGAATTATATCCAGTCCATTTTTGCTGAACGCTACCATCAAATACCATTTATCTAAAACCAATGATGAACGTTTAAAGAGTCTAGCTAACGACATATATGTGGATAATGTCTTGACAGGATCGAACAGCGTCAAAGAAGCAATGAGTCTGTATAAAGACAGTAAAACGGTATTCCAACAAATATCTATGAACCTAAGAGAATGGAGTTCCAACTCTAAAGAGCTCATGCAGAACATAACAGATGCTAGTACAGATAAAACTGTAAAAACTCTTGGTTTAAATTGGGACCTAGAAAATGACACGATTTGCTTAAGGATAAAGAACACCACGAATGCTTATACGAAGAGAGGTATTCTGAAGACCATCGCTGCCATATACGACCCATGTGGTTTTGCTGCACCAATAATACTACCAGCTAAATTATTACTTCAAAAATTATGGAAGACAAAATCGCATTGGGACGCTCCATTATCTGAAGAAATGGCAGCCGAATGGAAAACTATCTTAGAAGATCTTAAGCAAACTCACAACATATGCCTGCCTAGGAACATAACGAATAACCAAGAAGGCCAACTTCACTGTTTCACAGATTCGTCGATGTCAGCGTATGCAGCCGTAGTTTATCTACTGCAAGGAGACAAAGTGAATTTCATTATTGGCAAATCAAGATTAATACCCTTGAAAGATCAAGACAATTTAAAGATTCCTAAATTGGAGCTATTAGGAGCTCTAATAGGCAGCAGACTAATCCAATATGTCATGAAACATCTCCAGGTGAACATATCACAACAAGTACTATGGACAGATAGTCAAATAGTAATAGATTGGTATCAATCTAAAAAGCTGCTGCCACCATTCATCTCAAGAAGGATAGAGGAAATCAAGAAAAACAAGAACTTGGCTGTAAGATATGTCCCGTCTGAACATAACCCAGCCGATGTAGCAACTAGACCAACTAATTCGACAGAAGATTTTCAACGATGGCTCAGTGGCCCGAAATTTCTAAAGGAAGATTCTCATAACTGGCCATACCGACCCGCAAGAGACGTTACTCTTCTGGCGGGGGAGGGTCTGTCGAATAACATCACACAGAAAGCTGAATTGAACTCAGACACgaaaaatcaacttaaaaggaATATTGACTTGAGCAAGGCACAGAAGCATCAGACAGAAACCAGACAAATCTTTTCAGAAACACGGGAAAATGTGAATAACAGAATAAGTTCAGAAGTACAAGAAATACGAAGTATACAGAGACAGTTTTATCCGGATGAAGTCAACGATAAGATGACACATCTTACCCGCAATCTAAGATTATTCAAGGATGTCGACAGAATCCTTAGATGTGGCGGTCGTTTGACGCACTCAGATTTATCATATGACGCGAAATATCCAATTCTTTTGCCGAAGGATTGTGAATTTACCACAAAAACCATAAAGAAGGCGCATGAAAACAACTACCATGTTGGAGTACCCCACACCCTGGACATAGTCAGACAACGTTTTTGGATTCCACAAGGAAGAGCTCAGGTACAAAAGTTTATTAACAAGTGTCCGCAATGCGTGAAACATGGCGGAGGACCTTACACATTACCAGAAACTCCAGCATTACCACCTGAAAGAGTTAAGTATGAAACAGCATATACTTACGTAGGAGTGGACTACTTCGGACCGATGTATGTTAAAGCAGAAGGTAAACAAAAACGTTGGATTTGCTTGTTTACCTGCCTTGTAATTCGCGCTATACATTTAGAAATAGTAAAGGATATGTCTGCGGAAGAATGTTTACTGGCGTTCAGAAGATTTATGGCCACCAGAGGTGTTCCTACTTTGATTGTTTATGAATCAGTACTTGTTGAGCTTAAGGGAACATTACAAACATTCAACTAA
- the LOC133524484 gene encoding CBP80/20-dependent translation initiation factor isoform X4: MVRGRFSTSDVPAMGVTFGGGLQHSRSAVLSAQVPPHYRPVMPVHALLNSASSGHVAQGPRVHFKLQPQQNFPEKKKSPPSSLSNGNGKSIRPQFVPGLKRSKSLTSADALASGMAALGLAADAGDLGNFPQEIQECIDKALEDPNSVCARTLMDAVGHLVSRAVESPRYALPAARRCIAVVEREQTETFLESLLNTCQQWYHDREKLLGTVVGGGRPRLMAFLSFLLEMYCQLRRRAIQRRGASAQPGHVLLTLICKCCEDCIRQPVPSAGDTENLFFVLTYIGRDLEQALPGDLERLLTAVRDAFLNTHAAPSIRRTLLQLIELHASRWQLPGCAVLYYYPSSK, translated from the exons ACCAGCAATGGGCGTGACCTTTGGAGGAGGGCTGCAGCACTCCCGCTCGGCCGTGCTGTCGGCGCAGGTGCCCCCGCACTACCGGCCCGTGATGCCCGTGCACGCGCTCCTCAACAGCGCGTCGAGCGGGCACGTGGCGCAG GGTCCGCGTGTCCACTTCAAGCTGCAGCCGCAGCAGAACTTCCCAGAGAAGAAGAAGTCCCCTCCCTCCTCCCTGTCCAACGGGAACGGGAAGAGCATCCGTCCGCAGTTCGTCCCCGGGCTAAAACGCTCCAAGTCACTCACGTCGGCAGATGCTCTAGCGAGCGGAATGGCGGCGTTAGGACTGGCTGCTGATGCAGGGGACCTGGGCAACTTTCCGCAGGAGATTCAGGAGTGCATCGACAAGGCATTAGAAG ACCCGAACTCGGTGTGCGCGCGCACGCTGATGGACGCGGTGGGGCACCTGGTGTCGCGCGCGGTGGAGTCGCCGCGCTACGCGCTGCCGGCCGCGCGCCGCTGCATCGCCGTGGTGGAGCGCGAGCAGACCGAGACCTTCCTCGAGTCGCTGCTCAACACCTGCCAGCAGTGGTACCACGACCGGGAGAAG CTGCTAGGCACGGTCGTGGGCGGCGGGCGGCCGCGGCTCATGGCGTTCCTGTCGTTCCTGCTGGAGATGTACTGCCAGCTGCGGCGCCGCGCCATCCAGCGCCGCGGCGCCTCCGCGCAGCCCGGCCACGTGCTGCTCACGCTCATCTGCAAGTGCTGCGAGGACTGCATCCGCCAGCCCGTGCCCTCCGCCGGAGAC ACCGAAAACCTGTTCTTCGTCCTGACGTACATCGGGCGCGACCTGGAGCAGGCGCTGCCCGGCGACCTGGAGCGGCTGCTGACGGCCGTGCGCGACGCCTTCCTCAACACGCACGCCGCGCCCTCCATCCGCCGCACGCTGCTGCAGCTCATCGAGCTGCACGCCAGCCGCTGGCAGCTGCCCGGCTGCGCCGTGCTCTACTACTACCCCTCCTCCAAGTAG